The Coleofasciculus chthonoplastes PCC 7420 sequence CCACCTTGGCACCTGCGGGAACTAACAGCAATCCTTTCTCCATCGCCGCTTTCACCACATCCACCGCCGTCAGTTCCACATCCGCGTTCAACTCCATCCCATTAATCAGTCCCCAACCGCGTACCTCATTAATTAGCTGGGGATAGTTCATCGCGATCGCTCTTAAACGAGTCCGCAACTGTTCACCCCGTTGCTGAACATTGTGCAGAATATCGTCCCGTTCCAACGTTTGAGCCACGGTTAAAGCCGTCGCACAAGCCAAAGGATTTCCGCCAAAGGTACTGGCGTGATCCCCAGGTTGAAACACATTACAGAATTGCTTACACAACATCGCCCCAATCGGAACACCGCCCGCTAATCCCTTAGCGCTAGTAAAAATATCGGGTTCAATCCCTAGATTTTCATATCCCCAGTATTTACCCGTGCGACCCATACCGACTTGTACTTCATCTAAAATCAGCAGGATACCCGTTTCGTCACAGATTTTCCGCAAGCGCAGGAAGTACTCCAACTCGCCTGGACGCACTCCCCCTTCTCCTTGCAGGGGTTCAAGCATCACTGCGGCTACTCGTTGATCCCCTTCATCCAATTCTCCGATCGCATCTTCCATGGCACCGATATCGTTATACGGCACATAATAAAATCCTGGCACCAAGGGGTCAAAATTCTTTTGATACTTGGGCTGACCCGTAGCTGTAATCGTTGCTAACGTGCGTCCGTGGAAACTGGCGTTCGCCGTCAAAATTACAGGTTTCTCAATCTCTAGAACCGTGTGGGCGTATTTCCGAGCCAATTTAATCGCCCCTTCATTCGCCTCCGCACCCGAGTTACAGAAAAAAACGCGATCGGCACAGGAATGCTCAATCATCCACTGAGCTAATTCTCCTTGAGGGGGAATATAGTAAAGATTAGAAACATGGTGCAGCGTTTTGATTTGCTGCGTCACCGTTTCGATCAGAGCCGGATGAGCGTGACCCAAGGTACAGGTAGCGATCCCAGCCACAAAATCGAGATAATCACGTCCGGCTGTATCCCAAACTCGACAACCCGTACCCCGTTCTAGGGCGATGGGGAAACGATTATAAGTTCCCATCACGTTAGTATCGAAATCCTTGGGATTGTATGCAGTCGATACACCCTCTGCTGATTCAGCAGGAATTCCGGGATTCTCGACGAGAGTTGGTTTGGTCACGAACATTATCTCCTAATTTGAATTTGATTGGTCATAGGGAAGACATAATTTAGACCGGGCGGGTTAGTGACATTAGGGCAAAATATCAAAATATAACAATATGATCAATTCAATCTCCCCCAGCTGCCCCAGCTGCCCCAGCTCCCCCAGCTCTCTCTGCTTATTTTCACCCGATCGGTAGAGAGTAAAACAGCCACCTGTATGAGATTCTGTATATAGCCCATTGAGTTTGCCGCTATAATCCATACATCTATCTATGCTGTTCAATATTTTGTAATCAGGGCAACAACTAGCCAAATTGCTTCTGGTAGCCTTAGAATCAGTATTTTCTAATCCTAAACATAGAGAAGATATAGAGATGGGGGTGCGCCTTGAATGGCAACTCTCTTTCCAATCATCTCTGATGTTTGTTGAGCTGTACAGCCCTTAGCTACAGCCAGTGTTGAAAAATTTTCATTGACAGTACCCATTTATATTCAGTCCATCTGCCCAATCTGTCTAGTTCAATCTGTCTAACTGAACCGATTGCCTAAAAACCAAATCACAAGCTTTCATAACACTCCTACTTCAAACCTAACTATGACTATCGCACAATTGAACCCAACTGCTACTCGTCAGTTTACAGAAGATACGGATTTTTCTCACCCTCAGAGTGAGCAAATCTCAGATAATGACCAAAATCAGGTCGAAGTCGAATTTTCCGAAACAGAGACTCGTGCCGGAAAAAGCCGGCAATCTGGCTACCATAAAACTAGCTCTGATGATACAGTAGGAGCCTTCTTTAAGGAGATGGCGCGTTATCCCTTGCTGAAGCCAGAAGAAGAGATTGAGTTAGCCACTCAGGTTCAATTCTTGGTAGAAATGGATGAGATGACTGAACGCTTGCACCAAGAGTTGGGACGCAAACCGACGAACGCTGAACTGGCTCAAGCTTTAGATCTGACCGAACGTCAATTTGAAAATCGCCTCTACCGAGGACAGATATCTAAGCGTAAAATGATTCGTTCCAACTTACGCTTAGTCGTTTCCATCGCCAAGCGTTATCTTAACCGAGGAGTTCCTTTCCTGGATTTGATTCAAGAAGGCGCATTAGGACTCAATCGGGCGGCGGAGAAGTTCGATCCCGCCAAAGGTTACAAATTCT is a genomic window containing:
- a CDS encoding RNA polymerase sigma factor, RpoD/SigA family — encoded protein: MTIAQLNPTATRQFTEDTDFSHPQSEQISDNDQNQVEVEFSETETRAGKSRQSGYHKTSSDDTVGAFFKEMARYPLLKPEEEIELATQVQFLVEMDEMTERLHQELGRKPTNAELAQALDLTERQFENRLYRGQISKRKMIRSNLRLVVSIAKRYLNRGVPFLDLIQEGALGLNRAAEKFDPAKGYKFSTYAYWWIRQAITRTIANDARTIRLPIHIVEKLNKLKKVQRELKQKLQRTPDETELAEALDISRTNLRQLLQLRRRSLSLNHRVGKGEDTELVDLLEDNDLHLPEQQMSESMMRQEISDVLSDVLTEREKDVISLRYGLATPESYTLEEVGSMFNLSRERVRQIQSKAMRKLRRPQVARRLQGWLS
- a CDS encoding aspartate aminotransferase family protein, encoding MFVTKPTLVENPGIPAESAEGVSTAYNPKDFDTNVMGTYNRFPIALERGTGCRVWDTAGRDYLDFVAGIATCTLGHAHPALIETVTQQIKTLHHVSNLYYIPPQGELAQWMIEHSCADRVFFCNSGAEANEGAIKLARKYAHTVLEIEKPVILTANASFHGRTLATITATGQPKYQKNFDPLVPGFYYVPYNDIGAMEDAIGELDEGDQRVAAVMLEPLQGEGGVRPGELEYFLRLRKICDETGILLILDEVQVGMGRTGKYWGYENLGIEPDIFTSAKGLAGGVPIGAMLCKQFCNVFQPGDHASTFGGNPLACATALTVAQTLERDDILHNVQQRGEQLRTRLRAIAMNYPQLINEVRGWGLINGMELNADVELTAVDVVKAAMEKGLLLVPAGAKVVRFVPPLIVSAEEVDAAATIVEQSIAKLAASVNK